TGAGTTGATATTATCAGCTCTGGTGGTGTGTTAGCATTTTGGAGACAGAAAATAGTGATTTCGCATTCGCATTATTCCCTAAAACAACATTCTACAGCTTTGGAAAATTGTTAATAATTTATCCACATTGTCTTCCTAGAATGATTTCCAGCTGTTGCAGCCATTCAAAATGTCTTATGCCAGCTTTGGCCTGTGCACCTACGATGTTGTATTGAAATGCAGCATGTAACCTGGCTGGTTCCCAGTGCTGAACAGATGTCAGATGTGCAGATGTGCATGCGGGTGTTACTATTATTAGAGCAGTGGGGGAAGTGTCCCTGTCTTTTTATCTCTGCGGCGCGCTAATGGATGCCTTTGTATGTGTGTAGGATGACAGATAATACATTTTCCCATGCTATGATTATGTAGTATTGCACAGAtctcctctgtgtgtgcgtgtatttAAGTGTCTCAATGCCCAGTACAAGAGATGCAGGTGCAAGTCTGAAACGATGAGATGATTTTGCTGTCTTGTCTCTGGGAAATTTGCTTTTATCTTTCAGCAGTTACATAacctgtatatgtgtgtgcgtttttgttatgtttttctgTCCGAGATTAAAAGATGAGGCAGGGATGACCTCAGAGACTATCACTGAGTCGAACCTGAACCTAATGGTATAATGTTTATGAAAATCCTTTTGATCATAGCAAGTCCCAATTTCTTTGATACCCAAATGTCCCTGTAGGTCACATCATGGCTGATCGCTCTCTTGGCAGTTGTGTTTGCCGCCGGGCAAGTCCCAAATAAAAATGGAACATTAAGCAATAATTTAATGCGCTGTGCCACGTTACATCTGGGTGAAGGAAGAAACAAGGACAAGAAATCCTTctcaaaatgaaacatttattgCGCTTTTATATCTCCATTATTCCTTTCCAGATCTGCTCAGatcttttccctcctttttacACCAGTTGTAGGTGCCCATGCTGTTCTGGACACTTCAGACTCAGCCATTCTTGCCCAGGAACTTGAACCCTATTATAGGTGAGCAATGTAATGCTTGGCAAGGGTAGTGATAGATAATCTCTGTGGACTATTTATATCCTCTCCTCATAATTTCACTTTTACAGCTCCACTTGCGAAAATCTACTCTTCTCTGAAATGAAGCACCTAGAGTGCCAAACAAAATCCACAATCCAAACAAACATTGTGATAATCTGGCTTAATAACAGGCAAGAGATGATGTCAAAAATTATCAAAAGCACTGAGATTTAACACATATTCACACTTACGTTGTCAACCTGATCcacttttttttcagtagttGCATTATTTTGAAGGCCATCATTTTTATAGTCTGTTATTTTAAACATCATTataaactgcaaataaagcaGTTGCATCTGGACATTTAAGACAGGCTGTTAACTTTactggggttttttgttttgttttgttttgtttttctgtgtttgaatATACATAGAAACAACAACTGTAATCTAGTGAAAGACAATATGTTCTCATCTTGTCACACAGGAGAGAATGAATCACACTCAGTCCATTACAAAGATAATCCATGTGGCTGGTGTATCATGCTATCTTTATCACTGGGCCAGGGGATAAAGAGAAGTACAGACGATAAAGCaacaatgcagagcagcttaGCTGCTGGacaatatggatggatggatggatggatagagcgatggacagatggatggatggatggatggatagatagagcgatggacagatggatggatggatggataatgacATTCCCCTCTGTTGCTCACCGCAGGGCCACGCCCCGTTCTATCTATCTGATATTACATAAGACAGCTTAAGAAGACACAGCTTGATTCGCGCCATGTTAAGTCAATCTGTGGGGAAATATGATGTCTCTGGATATGTGTCAACACAAATTTGAACACTATATCAAATATTCAGTATTCTCAGACAGATGCAGACAGATTGTCTCATTAGTGACTTAACCGCTGTTCATTCCCCCTGCTGTTTTGTCACCTGAATAATTAATTTCTGTACTTATTTccactctctgtctctgtttcctcAGGTCACTTCTTATAATCAGTGATGAGCTTACCTCTAAGCCCAAGACATGAGCAGGCCCAAACGTCTTCTGGAACGAGCAAGACTCAAGGCTCGCTCCAATCACATTCAAAGGCGATCGCCCCAGCAGACGCTCCCATTCTGATCAAAGATCCACCGTGTAAGTTGGCTTAGAAGGCCTACGTGGGCTTGTGGAATAGAGGTTAGAGACTGTGAAAGTCCCACTCTGCTTTTTCTGTTTATGCTCTTCTTATATTTGTGTATCACTTAGCTCCCATCCTCCTGTCGCCCCTCCCAactttttctctgctttgtcTATCCTTCTTTTGCACTTGGCCCACTCTGGCCAAAGCTAATGTTGCATAACTGAGAACACGTTAAAAGCTTTAGAACTTGACTTTTGGCTTTGTTAATTACATAAGCAAGCTGGACAATGTTgtgaaaatgtttgcttttattctttttatgtaATAGTGTGTACTTCATGCAGTTTTGTTTCTGAAATCCCCTTAAATCAGCAGGAAGCTTTCACTTAATTTAGGATTAGGAGCATTTGCAATGTATTCTACATTCTTGACTGCTTAACTAACCCAGTGTGTGGTGCCTGAGACAGACATAGTCAGTACACATACAGTATGACTTATTACAGTTTATGCAAATTTAGTACCATGTATTTTGAAAATAGGTGCCCCGTGGAGCACAGTTAATTATGTCTGTGTTTCTTACCATCTAATGCTGAAATGACTGTGATTCAGCTTTactacatttttcacatttgatttttataaaataaaaaacaaaaatgtacaaGTTGATAAAATATCTGCTGCTTTAAACTTGTCTGCAATATGcacatctgtcttttttttatggGCAGGAGAAAACAGCAAGCTGAATCTCCCAGCCCAACAACAGTACAGAAGGCTGTTCAAACCAAAGAAGATCTCCCAGCTCAAACCTCATCTGGTCCCCTTCTTGTCCCCACTCAAAGAGACACGTCCCCCAGTGACCAAGTAGGGCGAACTAGACGGTACGGTTGCTCACCCACCCGTGTACGCTTTGAAGATGAATCGGAGAAAGAAGCAGAGTCTCGCTATTTGGACAGAGTGAGACAGCGTGGCAGGCCTGGGACGCCCAAGTCCAAGAGTAAAGAAAGTAATACAGATTCCAGCAGCAGTGGCTCAGAGAGGAACAGAAACCACAGAAGTGTCTCTATGCCTCCTTCACAGAAGCAAGAAGATGGGCCTGCTGTTGGTGAAACTACAACAGTGATTAAAGAGATAATAGTGCTAGTGAAGAAATGTGAATCATGTGGTTCTGTAGTAAGGGAACCTCAGCCAGTTTCATCACCGCCAGATCCACAGAACGCTGAGCTGCAGCAACCTGGTAATCCTGAGGACCCACGGGGGAAAGTGGCTCCCCGCTGGGTGCCACCAAACAAACCAGAGGCGAGTACTCGTCCTAAAGCTCCTCTTACTGTCACTTTTGCCGGAGCTTATGTGCtggggaaaataaagaaattagcACAGGATGGAAGTCATCAGGGTTTGGAAAACTGAGGAGAAGGAGCAGGAAAGGAGAAAGTCGGTTAGAGTCTGGTCATGGCCCTTATGGTCCATCATGGGCTCAGCGGCGTAACTCAAATCCACGGAACAGAGTCAACCTGAGCAGAGCTGTTTCATTCGCGCCTGGTAGTCCCATTGCCCTGGAGCCACGTTTGCTCGAGGCATCTGGTGGACTAAGGGAGTCCCCAACCCCTGCGTTGCCTATCAAGTCAGCTTTGAAGTCAAGCTCAGAAATCGCTCTGCCACAGGTCAGTCCACAGTTCAGTTCCAGATGACCTCAAATCAGGGAGGAGAGGGTGGGTCCCAGTCCCTCCTAGACTCTCCAGAGACCAGGAGGGAGTCTCCAGCATCTTTAACCCCAGGGGCATCTGCAGCGAGCAGCCCAGTGTCCTGTATGAGGCCCTCTACTCTGAGGTATTCCCCAGCCAGGCTTGCCACAGACCTGCCATCTTCTGAACTCTGGGATGCTGCAGCAGATGGTGCAAGTGAGTGGAAACAATATGTACACAAGTACTATTAGCacattataattattttaaaagcagcattacaCTATTACACATgctataattttattattaatgtatTAAAAGTCACAGTAGTTATAGTTGAACTGCAAAGTAAAAGTTACTCTAACAATAAATGCAGTTGAAATAGTACAATATGTCTGTCTGAACTACAGACAAGTGGAGCTATATAGAAACCTTTTAGGTTATATATTTGAAGTGAACTGCAGCTACCTACAAACTAACTTAAATGCATTAATTTTGTAAACATTCTAGTGTCGAAAAGTGCAGATGGAACTTCACTTTCTGCAAGATCAGGATAGTACTCACAGTCGATTGTGTAccgtttttcttttctgtaggCTTAAGTGGGGACTCTGGTTCTGGTTCAGAGTGCCGTGCAATACGAGGCCTCGCCATGTCTCGGGCTGAGGACCTCAGAGCTGAGCTATTGAGAGCTGAACATCTGAAAGCTGAGGCCCTGTGGGAGGAAAACTCTGATGGGTCCAGGTAAGCCAAGATAACAATGTTCTTGCCATAGCTTAGACAATAAATCCCTTGTCCTCAGCAACACCGTTGTACAGCAGTTAGTAGATTAAACTCTGTCCTGGAGACAGGATGTTGTTGTGTTAGGAGATTATTTCAATACCAAGACAATCCTGCCCTCTTTTGGTAATACAGTATATAGCTATAGCCATTATGATCATTTACAGAAGGTTTGTTTTTGCAGCTCCTAAAGAAATCTCAATTCGTAAGCAAAATTCTGTGTGTATGTAGTTTAGATCATGATGTTACTGTTTCTAAATGTATCAATACATTCAAAGTCCGTGTTAATGTCTAGTTAAAAAAAGTTTCACAATGTTCATCTTACAGAAAGCTGGATGGGCGGCCAAAGCTCTTCCTGCGTCGCTTCTTTTCTTCCATCGGCCTGAACAGCGTTGGTAGGCTTGTGAAAGGAGGCCGCTCCAGTAGTATGGAACAGCTCAGTATCCCCCCTGCCCCCCGGGTGAGCTCAGCATCACCAAGCCCCACACGCAGACCACAGCCTACTATTCGCATACAGAGGACGCCCTCCCTGCAGACCCTGAACACGGTGAGCATGAGGCACAAATGTTATGTTGTGTTGGGGACTGCCACGCTTTTCTGCTCCTGTCTTTGCATgtacttaatgtttttattattatattttaccATGTTAAATACATGTTATTTTAAActcaaaaggttaaaaaaaagcatatcaTTTTAAAGTAATGTAATTTTTCTGAAGCACCTTTAAAAAGTTAATTTCAACAATGGACCAGCCTTCTACTTTATATGTTTGTTGCCTTCTCTGCAGCTGCAAGAATACACTTATAGAATTAAACAAGTTGCCGTTCCAGCCAATCATAACATGCCTTAGCATAATCTctttgtgtatctgtgagtgctgccaaacaagccatattttTACAGCTGTAGTAAAGGCAAAATGTTGTGGTTCTGGAAGCTGGTCTgttgaaaagaaataaacaatttGTTACAGTGCTATTCATTCGCCACTAGGTGCTGCCACTGGCCCAGCTGCGTAAAGCCTCCTCTGTGCAGAGTTTAGAGAGAAGAACAGAACGTTCAACAATACTTGGGGAGGTGCAAATACCATATGGCCTGGCACCCAGGTGGGTATCTgtggcaaataaaataaagggggACCAAGCAGAGGACTGACTGATGAAGACAGCTTATATAAATTCTCACACCTTTATTGAAATGATGAATTTCTGCTTCCTCAGCCCTGACAGCCCTCAGCTTGAGCTTCACAGGGCCTTGAGCGTTGAAGATGTGCTTCCCGCAAGAATCGCGCGTCCGGTTGGCCGGGTCACCCAGGCTTTCCCCGATGGGAGTATCCTCCTGGAGCTCATCAAACCTCCAAATGGTCCTTATGGTTTTGTCATTTCAAGGGGCAAAGGTCGGCCAGACACAGGTATCTTTTTCAATTTTCTTCATGATCTCTAAAATCTGGAGTTTGCTTttgcagttgtgtttttttttttaatactgctGCAAAATCTCAAGAATCAATAGAATAGAAATGAATTCCCTATAAACCCAAAGGCCTCCTCTCTTCTAACTCATCCTTTTATCtttctcttcatcctcctctcctcttttgcctctcctctttctgtaggtgtgtaTGTTGAGAAAGTGGGTGATGGCAGCGGAGAAGGTCCATACGTCGGCCTCCTTGGCATAGGTGATGAAATTCTGCAGGTGAATGGAGAGGCAGTGGCCGGACTCACTTTAGACCAGGTGACGCGCCTCATGACCAGGGAAAGCACTGCTTCCCTCCGAATCATGCCTGCCCGACGCAATCAACGTTGATTGACAGGATGGGCATAGCACTCACTTCTGGAGACATGGAGAGTAACTGACTGCTACAAGCACTGTGAACCGACTGCAACAAATGGTAGATGTGGTAGATGCACttacaaatatgaaaatgtggaaaaataggGTTAGGGCTTCATTTCCCACAGTGCAAATCAGTATTAATGTTATGCCACTGGAAAAGATTGCAATAGAAACAAAAAGCACATTACAAACAAATCCAGCTGTGCACATACTAAGCTAGTTAGAAAAGTTTAGTGTATTTAAAAGTGAAGTAAAAAGATTCAAATCCAATACAGTTTGACTCTGTAcactattttatttgtttatttttttaatggtcatgaattttcttgatttattttgctCTTTGTATGACACAGAGCATGAGATCTCCAATGCTTAGTGACTGGAATAATATTTTGTCAGGTATTTAAAACTGTGTACAGATCTTTGTTTTATactactgtttatttatttatttatatattggtCAAATGATTGACACTAGCTTGGCCCACAGACCCTGGAACTGGTGGGTAacgaaagaaaacaaataattagttctttttttttttttttgtgcatcatATTTCCCTGGGGCGCTGTGTGGTCCCTTTATTTTGCTTGTGCTGTATCAGGTACGCTTTTGTGGACTAGATGCCGTTTTGCttctaaataaaacaaaacatattttattttgtcgAAATGTTTATCCTTGAATTTAACATATTAATTAATCCTTCACATGCCATGTCACAACTAAATCGCACACTTATGCACTTTTGCTTACAGTGTTATGGCACCCTGTCACACCATTTCGGTCATGCGTGtgcattatatttatatttagagTTTCCAGTCACATGCATGAAGTTATGTTCTTGGTTTCTGATTGAGGCGGGCGCAGAGTGTTGCTGTTTCACTGAAAGGTTATGGAAATAAACACGTTAAAGGGAATTGTTTCAGGCACAGATCACGCACAGGATGTAGGATCACTGTCGTGACATCTGCTTTAACGAGCCTGCTTTAGGGTCGTGACTGATTATGGAGTTCGTTTTTAAACCCATTAATTCATCATTGAAacgctatctatctatctatcagtggcggatgctggtctttcaaggaggggaagctcaatttcggcctacaccataaaatgtgtcagtttatttatacagcagcactcactggacagaaactgcgatagaagtcagaaagagtgatagaagtcagtctccaaacacaagcagctacaaaaaaaaaaacccaccagaaatagaagctcgatttgtcgctagtcgttttttgttttttttcgctagtcgtttttaacaaagaaaatgccgctaagtggattaggaaagtctccggttcaactcaAAACAAAtgctcccacggatgtttacaccaaaagatcgctgattcgctcatttcgctgtcaatcaaaaagagattcagcctcagacagatcatccaatcatcatgcagaagctgagcgtccgggccagccgaggccagcccactgccccatagacccccagagacgctgagcgtccgatgggcgggacaaagcccagcatttatccaatgactcgtctcgtttcACTGCTTTCTTTGCTTCGCTTTTGAACTCTGTagacgctcagcgtccacactgtttaaagcgCCGAGAAGCtgcgggaatgagtgagaggaaagccgcgtcgttaccagtgataagaagctgattctgaacaaaagttgagcgcgttgttgcgcatatttagtcaatgacatgtacacacaacagtatatgttTGACCACttattttttgatattttaggggaagctgagcttcccttgcagtcttagagcaatcgcctctgctatctatctatctatctatctatctatctatctatctatctatctatctatctatctatctatctatggaAACCGGCGAGCTATAATGATCTCGTTCATTTAATTAAGTGCGCTTTTGTAATTTCATAAAGTCTTTTAAATTGTGTTAAAATCCGTTATGAGGATGTACCTGCCACCATTTAGGATATACTGAATGTCCTCTGATAGCGTGTCACCGTTGATGCTCTGCTCCTTTATCTGATGTGACCAGAAGCCGATACGCTTTTATCTCCCCGAGCCATGACTCCCCACGGACCCCGGCGAACCGTCGGCCCCTCCAACACCTACAATGACACACAAAAGCGCATTTTATTATGAATGTATTTATCGATAAAGAAATAGTGTCACATTCAATTAAGGCGTCGTCATAATGATTAGACCCCCTCATTTTTAGCTGTCCATTGTATCAGTGGCACATTCATCCTCGAGGCGCAGAAATTGATATGGATTAATGGACAGAatgaagtaaataaaaaataaaataaaacatacaaaaaaggtAGTGAACCCTCTACTATTATCAGTTATCTTATTGCAGGATAAATGAGCTTAGCGAAAACCCCTTTGTTGAATATATAAATAGGTCAAAAGCTTAACCTGagcttttgtttatttcataaaaaataaataaataaataaataaaaaattaaacgCCTCAACTGTAGCTCAGGCTACAGTATACCACCTCACGTTGTTACAGGCCGTTGCGCTGTgcctgtttgcttttttttaatgctttgcccTCCACAAGACTATATAGCCCACGACAGCCAAATAATAATGAATCATTTCATAAATAATGGGTTTAGGGGCTTATCGGGAATGAAGAGGCCGCTGCCGTGTGCTTATCTCACTCGGCCACATTGCGGCCTGTGTTCCGCTCCCCATACTGAGGGAGCGCACTGGATGCGGCGAGGAATAACTCAactacacacatacactcacacacacacacacatactactCCACAActggtagagaaaaaaaaaagaaagaaaaaaaaagaaaaacctcagaCATGGATGACCCACTCACAAAATGGCTCCACTTACACAGTAACATCAACAACACGGCTGGAACGGTAAGTCCAAAAAAATACATCTCTTCATTTAAGCCGCCGCATTTGTTGCTCCAGAGGCTGTAATTTGGCTGCTTCCGTCTTGATTTTATTGGTATAATGAGCGAAATATTTAGCCTATATTTTCTGCTATTGTCCGATCGGATAGTCTACGGAATGAAATAACGGATGCGAGGCCTGCTGAAGAATTCCCAGAAATTATGGTTGCGggtttttgtctttaaattcaCCGTCTGCTGCTCGTTGATAAAAATATTCCCTGGacgtttttttcctcctctagaACACCTGAAACTGGTCATTATGGCAAATTCTTGATGTTCGGCTTTAACACCAACAGCAATATGGCCTTCGCctgtataaaacaaaaatatcacaCAACCTGTTCTTATTTCTGTGTATATGAAAACGACGCTGTTCAGTTATTTTTGACGCTTCACGGGATTATTTTTAGTTAGCAAAGGGAAAAGGAGGGCTTTTTACTTCGACGAATAGTGGTCATTATCAATCTTTCTTTGTAGTCCTCGCATCCATACTCCCTCTACACGACAAATGTACATTTAAAAGCAGCGAAAATCACCTTTTAATATCCGTTCTTGTAATTGACGCGGACCTCTAACGTCCCCGTAAGATATAGGCGTAACGCCTTAACTGCAGCCCAGTGAAGGCCATGCAAGCATTTGATAAGAGCGTCAtattaacaataaaacaaaaaggcgCAGAGAAGAcgcgtaaaaaaaaaagttgtctcGCCAGCTGCAAATGAATGATAAAACGATCAACTGTGGAAATTTCAAACATGTCCAGCAAGCCCTCAAAAGAATTTATCGTTTTCCTATTTAGCTTTAATGTTCTCTCACCTTCGACAATTTGCAAAAATAATGGTTTATTCCTGGAAAACAGATGTTTGAATGTGAGTGATATGCTGTGCTTGGCGagttattttatgtattttattttatttttttttttaccatgggACAATAATACGTGGAAAATCTCTGGCCTTTTCTCATTCTGTTTCGAAATATCGTATAAAATGTGTTATCTGAGTGAAACAATTAATCTGTCACTCAATAGGTTATTTTTCACCTCTGCAgcatttatattattttcagttaagaataataattttaataacaaaaaaacaagaataataACTCAATAATGATGATTCATTGTTCATTTTCTTTAGGGTTTCATGGACAACAAATGCGTAGTTATATCTGATATTTTTGCCTCAAATAATATTCTGAACTATGGGTTAATCGAAGGAAATCTCATTTAGGACGTAGGGGACTCTAGCGAGTGGTGACGGCataaaaatgatggaaaaacgGCAGCAGGAGCTTTGTCCTGAAAGTCCCGGTGCAGGGTCCGGTCCTAATAAGCGGGAAGACTCCGCCATCATCTCCAGACAGAACGGATGCAAGGAGGACGGGGAGCCGAGGAGagaagagggggaggaggaagaggaggaggaggaggagagggggggaagCTTCAAGGGGGTTGAGGAGACGGATGACGTTCCTCTGCAGAACTCGAACAACGGGAccagcatcagcatcatcatcaacGGCGTTGCCAAGGAAACTGCCTCTCACAACGCCCTTGACCTGAAAAAGGAAGTGCCGGTGATCGAGCTCTCCAGGAGGGACGCTATAAAAGCGGTGCAACAGAGGACTGAAAGCCATTTGGTGCCGATCACGGAACTTCGCAGACCTCCACCGCTGCCGCTGCCGCCGCCGCAACGAGACGACGCTCGAATGGTCCAACTGAGCCCAAACGCGTTTCCTGTCCCAGCGCGGGCGATGCTCTACAACCTGGCGCAGCCTCTCGCCGCCATCAACAGGTAAAGGTTgagtcagaaaagaaaaaaaaaaaaaaacagtttcatgaATGTACGTTTTGTAATGGTTGTGAGTCTTCACCATAGAAAGTTTGATGGTTAAGCTGTGAACCAATTATGCCTTTCTGGAAAAGGGCAGGGGGAGAAGATGCTTGTAGTCTTACTGAGGTTACATTATGTTTACATCATTAAGCATGTGCATATATGACACagataatttgtgtgtgtgtgtgtgtgtgtgtgtgtgtatgtgtccagGTGCAAGGAGCGGAGGGCAGGGCAGGGAGGTCTGTTAGAAGCAATGAAGGAGATTGTGTATAGTGGAATTCATCTGACTCATATACCTTTGCACCTTTTGTCTCTTTTCTGTTGACATAGTCTTGGAGGAGAGTCGGAGCAGTACAGCATGTACCCCAGCAACAGGGTAAAGCGCCGCCCGGCGCCTTATGAGGTTGAACTCGACGAGGGTAGGCGCATTTTAGATCTTTATAAGTATGGTAAGATGCACTTCTGCCGTGTCCTCCTTCTGCCAGTTTAGTCCCCCTAAACGTCCCTTCTTCATCACCATTGTCATTCATCCACTGACATGGAGCTATACCGTACCTAATCCGAGTCTTGCAGAAGATGCCTTGCCAAAGGAAAATTCAGAAAGTGCTTCACCCATGAGGAATAAATGCATCATAATTCACGGGCTAAATAAATGCTAATCTGAATGTCAAATACATGTACCTGCATGCCATTAAAATAAACCCTTTTCAGGAGGATTTGgggtttatttcatttgaaacaTCCTTTCCACTG
This portion of the Archocentrus centrarchus isolate MPI-CPG fArcCen1 chromosome 17, fArcCen1, whole genome shotgun sequence genome encodes:
- the LOC115795374 gene encoding uncharacterized protein LOC115795374, producing MTSNQGGEGGSQSLLDSPETRRESPASLTPGASAASSPVSCMRPSTLRYSPARLATDLPSSELWDAAADGASLSGDSGSGSECRAIRGLAMSRAEDLRAELLRAEHLKAEALWEENSDGSRKLDGRPKLFLRRFFSSIGLNSVGRLVKGGRSSSMEQLSIPPAPRVSSASPSPTRRPQPTIRIQRTPSLQTLNTVLPLAQLRKASSVQSLERRTERSTILGEVQIPYGLAPSPDSPQLELHRALSVEDVLPARIARPVGRVTQAFPDGSILLELIKPPNGPYGFVISRGKGRPDTGVYVEKVGDGSGEGPYVGLLGIGDEILQVNGEAVAGLTLDQVTRLMTRESTASLRIMPARRNQR
- the tal1 gene encoding T-cell acute lymphocytic leukemia protein 1 isoform X2, translated to MMEKRQQELCPESPGAGSGPNKREDSAIISRQNGCKEDGEPRREEGEEEEEEEEERGGSFKGVEETDDVPLQNSNNGTSISIIINGVAKETASHNALDLKKEVPVIELSRRDAIKAVQQRTESHLVPITELRRPPPLPLPPPQRDDARMVQLSPNAFPVPARAMLYNLAQPLAAINSLGGESEQYSMYPSNRVKRRPAPYEVELDEAGQPKIVRRIFTNSRERWRQQNVNGAFAELRKLIPTHPPDKKLSKNEILRLAMKYISFLSNLLEDQDGGRNVGSTTDGDTGLLVGVAAHEGGPQGGPHQDAVVGLARDDLLETMSPGSSCGSLPDGDAEGSPESFMEDQDSPPAPRTLTTSRGPPLHLATRDLRRNGRPLDSSSRR
- the tal1 gene encoding T-cell acute lymphocytic leukemia protein 1 isoform X1: MMEKRQQELCPESPGAGSGPNKREDSAIISRQNGCKEDGEPRREEGEEEEEEEEERGGSFKGVEETDDVPLQNSNNGTSISIIINGVAKETASHNALDLKKEVPVIELSRRDAIKAVQQRTESHLVPITELRRPPPLPLPPPQRDDARMVQLSPNAFPVPARAMLYNLAQPLAAINSLGGESEQYSMYPSNRVKRRPAPYEVELDEGRRILDLYKYAGQPKIVRRIFTNSRERWRQQNVNGAFAELRKLIPTHPPDKKLSKNEILRLAMKYISFLSNLLEDQDGGRNVGSTTDGDTGLLVGVAAHEGGPQGGPHQDAVVGLARDDLLETMSPGSSCGSLPDGDAEGSPESFMEDQDSPPAPRTLTTSRGPPLHLATRDLRRNGRPLDSSSRR